A genomic window from Candidatus Polarisedimenticolaceae bacterium includes:
- a CDS encoding TIGR01777 family oxidoreductase, with protein sequence MKVVIPGGSGQVGALLTRALAQDGHDVVVLSRGAATNGTRTVTWDAQKPGPWTDEIDGADVVINLAGRSVNCRYNDTNRRAIMQSRVRTTRLVGEAIAGAKRPPRVWLQASTATIYAHRFDAPNDEATGILGGREPDAPDTWRFSIDVARAWERELDSAQVTATRRVKLRSAIVMSPDPGGAFDRFVSLARRGLGGRLGDGRQYVSWIHELDFVRAVSWLIQHDDVEGPVNVASPGALPNAEFMRELRQAAGVRFGLPSAPWMLELGAFAMKTETELILKSRRVAPGLLQERGFKFVFPDWRRAAQDLCRRWEEAGRVVHG encoded by the coding sequence GTGAAAGTCGTCATTCCAGGAGGCAGCGGACAGGTCGGGGCGCTTCTCACGCGAGCACTCGCGCAGGACGGGCACGACGTCGTCGTCCTGAGCCGCGGCGCCGCCACGAACGGCACGCGCACCGTGACGTGGGACGCGCAGAAGCCCGGGCCGTGGACCGACGAGATCGACGGCGCCGACGTCGTCATCAACCTCGCGGGACGCAGTGTCAACTGCCGCTACAACGACACGAACCGGCGCGCGATCATGCAGTCGCGCGTGCGCACGACGCGCCTCGTCGGCGAGGCGATCGCCGGCGCGAAACGGCCCCCGCGCGTCTGGCTCCAGGCGTCGACCGCGACGATCTACGCGCACCGCTTCGACGCACCCAACGACGAGGCGACCGGAATCCTCGGCGGACGCGAGCCCGACGCGCCCGACACCTGGCGCTTCAGCATCGACGTCGCTCGCGCCTGGGAGCGCGAGCTCGATTCCGCGCAGGTCACGGCGACGCGCCGCGTCAAGCTCCGCTCTGCGATCGTGATGAGCCCCGATCCCGGCGGCGCCTTCGATCGCTTCGTCTCGCTCGCCCGTCGCGGCCTCGGAGGCCGGCTCGGCGACGGCCGCCAGTACGTCTCGTGGATCCACGAGCTCGACTTCGTGCGCGCCGTGAGCTGGCTCATCCAGCACGACGATGTCGAGGGACCCGTCAACGTCGCCTCTCCCGGGGCGCTCCCCAACGCCGAGTTCATGCGCGAGCTGCGCCAGGCCGCCGGCGTGCGCTTCGGACTTCCGTCCGCCCCGTGGATGCTCGAGCTGGGCGCCTTCGCGATGAAGACCGAGACCGAGCTGATCTTGAAGAGCCGCCGCGTCGCCCCCGGCCTCCTCCAGGAGCGCGGCTTCAAGTTCGTCTTCCCCGACTGGCGTCGCGCCGCACAGGACCTGTGCCGCCGCTGGGAAGAGGCGGGACGCGTCGTGCACGGGTGA
- a CDS encoding pyridoxal-phosphate dependent enzyme: protein MPTSIEPVRPIALEDIDAARRRIMGTAVRTPLVRLEMGPGYPDVRLKLENLQPINAYKLRGAANAVALLSEADRAKGVWTISAGNAGQGVAYAARRFGVPCTVVAIETAPKAKLERMEALGARLVLVPFQKAWDAFEDRAFPGVQGTFIHPFDDHNFIAGNATMAYEILEDAPDVKTVIAAVGGGGLVTAVGSAFRHLKPDVKVYGAEPETAAPAALSFEKGSAQAFPNWQRSFVDGAGGQSVFPRMWERMKPVVSGVFVVTLDETKQAMRLMAEKARVIAEGAGALPVAAALSGRAGQGPIVAVVSGGNLDLATFFELIGV from the coding sequence ATGCCGACCTCCATCGAGCCCGTTCGCCCGATCGCCCTCGAGGACATCGACGCCGCGCGCCGCCGCATCATGGGAACGGCCGTGCGCACGCCGCTCGTGCGCCTCGAGATGGGCCCGGGTTATCCCGACGTCCGCCTCAAGCTCGAGAACCTCCAGCCGATCAACGCCTACAAGCTGCGCGGCGCGGCGAACGCGGTCGCGCTGCTCTCGGAGGCCGATCGCGCGAAGGGCGTCTGGACGATCAGCGCGGGAAACGCGGGGCAGGGGGTCGCGTACGCGGCGCGCCGGTTCGGCGTGCCGTGCACCGTCGTCGCGATCGAGACCGCGCCGAAGGCGAAGCTCGAGCGGATGGAGGCGCTCGGGGCGCGCCTCGTGCTCGTTCCGTTCCAGAAGGCGTGGGACGCCTTCGAGGACCGCGCCTTCCCCGGCGTCCAGGGAACGTTCATCCACCCGTTCGACGACCACAACTTCATCGCGGGAAACGCGACGATGGCGTACGAGATCCTCGAGGACGCGCCCGACGTGAAGACGGTGATCGCCGCGGTGGGAGGCGGCGGGCTCGTCACCGCGGTCGGGAGCGCGTTCCGGCATCTCAAGCCCGACGTCAAGGTCTACGGCGCCGAGCCCGAGACCGCGGCGCCCGCGGCGCTCTCGTTCGAGAAAGGCTCGGCGCAGGCGTTCCCGAACTGGCAGCGCTCCTTCGTCGACGGTGCCGGAGGGCAGAGCGTCTTCCCGCGCATGTGGGAGCGGATGAAGCCGGTGGTGAGCGGCGTCTTCGTCGTGACGCTCGACGAGACGAAACAGGCGATGCGCCTCATGGCCGAGAAGGCACGCGTCATCGCCGAAGGCGCCGGCGCGCTCCCGGTTGCCGCCGCGCTCTCGGGGAGAGCGGGTCAGGGGCCGATCGTCGCCGTCGTCTCCGGCGGCAACCTCGACCTCGCGACGTTCTTCGAGCTGATCGGCGTCTGA
- the bla gene encoding subclass B3 metallo-beta-lactamase: MRHHTFVPIAFALTLSLVPARAGDAAADLNAASESLHWTEAVDPVKIAGPIYFVGTEGLGVWLITTSKGHMLLNTGMPGSGPMIESSIRKLGFKTEDVKLLLVSHAHVDHVGALAYLKKATGAKVVVMDVEANLLRSGGITDFQYGKVRDFAFDRVIPDRTVRDGETVALGKVKLTAHLTPGHTRGATTWTTTIHDGMKKYEVVFADGAGVPSSYRLGKNPSYPGIADDYKRTFDVLGSLKPDIWLTSHLEVLDFAAKRERAVKDGAKAWVDPDGYAAWVAAAKDRFGAVLQAAE, from the coding sequence ATGAGACACCACACGTTCGTTCCGATCGCCTTCGCCTTAACCCTTTCCCTCGTTCCGGCGCGCGCCGGCGATGCGGCGGCGGATCTCAACGCGGCGAGCGAGTCGCTCCACTGGACGGAAGCAGTGGATCCGGTGAAGATCGCCGGCCCGATCTACTTCGTCGGGACCGAAGGGCTCGGCGTCTGGCTGATCACGACGTCGAAGGGGCACATGCTCCTCAACACCGGGATGCCCGGCTCCGGACCGATGATCGAGTCATCGATCAGGAAGCTCGGATTCAAGACCGAGGACGTGAAGCTCCTCCTCGTCAGCCACGCCCACGTCGATCACGTCGGCGCGCTCGCCTACCTCAAGAAGGCGACCGGGGCCAAAGTGGTCGTCATGGACGTCGAAGCGAACCTGCTCCGCTCGGGAGGCATCACCGATTTCCAGTATGGAAAGGTCCGCGACTTCGCGTTCGACCGGGTGATTCCCGATCGCACCGTGCGCGACGGCGAGACGGTCGCGCTCGGGAAGGTGAAGCTCACCGCGCACCTCACCCCCGGACACACGCGAGGCGCAACGACGTGGACCACGACGATCCACGACGGCATGAAGAAGTACGAGGTCGTCTTCGCGGACGGCGCGGGCGTTCCCTCGAGCTATCGGCTGGGGAAGAACCCGTCGTACCCCGGCATCGCCGACGACTACAAGCGCACCTTCGACGTCCTCGGGTCGCTCAAGCCGGACATCTGGCTGACGTCGCACCTCGAGGTGCTCGACTTCGCCGCGAAACGGGAGCGCGCCGTGAAAGACGGTGCCAAGGCCTGGGTCGATCCCGACGGCTATGCCGCGTGGGTCGCGGCGGCGAAGGACAGGTTTGGCGCGGTGTTGCAAGCGGCGGAGTGA
- a CDS encoding metal-dependent hydrolase, with the protein MPTIPTHAAAAVSIGTLFPRRLVPRRWWIVGAACAIVPDFDVIGFRFGVHYEDILGHRGFTHSLVFAALLSLVALRTSIEGGQRAAIWTYLFIAIASHGILDALTNGGLGIALLAPFDDRRIFFPVRPIEVSPIGLTGFFREGGAAVLASELLWVWLPAVLIATIGVCFVQRHRGPR; encoded by the coding sequence TTGCCGACGATCCCCACGCACGCCGCCGCAGCGGTCTCCATCGGCACTCTGTTCCCTCGACGTCTCGTTCCTCGGCGCTGGTGGATCGTCGGCGCTGCATGCGCGATCGTCCCCGACTTCGACGTCATCGGTTTTCGCTTCGGCGTGCACTACGAAGACATCCTCGGTCACCGCGGGTTCACGCACTCTCTCGTGTTCGCGGCGCTCCTGTCTCTCGTCGCGCTGCGCACGTCGATCGAAGGCGGACAGAGAGCGGCGATCTGGACCTATCTCTTCATCGCCATCGCATCTCACGGGATCCTCGATGCGTTGACGAACGGCGGCCTCGGCATCGCCCTGCTCGCACCCTTCGACGATCGCCGCATCTTCTTTCCCGTGAGACCGATCGAGGTCTCGCCGATCGGCCTCACGGGATTCTTCCGCGAGGGAGGCGCTGCGGTCTTGGCGAGCGAGCTGCTCTGGGTCTGGCTGCCCGCTGTCCTGATCGCGACGATCGGCGTATGCTTCGTGCAACGTCACAGGGGTCCTCGATGA
- a CDS encoding DUF1330 domain-containing protein: MAAYLIVDIEITDSEAFAEYRRLVPAFIERHGGRYLARGGAVSVLEGSWQPRRAVILEFPNMAALKSFHEDPAYQPLRELRERSTRSNLVAIEGV; encoded by the coding sequence ATGGCCGCTTACCTGATCGTCGACATCGAGATCACGGATTCCGAAGCATTCGCCGAGTATCGCCGCCTCGTTCCGGCGTTCATCGAGCGTCACGGCGGCCGCTACCTCGCGCGCGGCGGCGCCGTCTCAGTGCTCGAAGGGAGCTGGCAGCCGCGCCGCGCCGTCATCCTCGAGTTCCCGAACATGGCCGCCCTCAAGTCATTTCACGAGGACCCTGCTTATCAGCCCCTCCGCGAGCTGCGGGAGCGCTCGACGCGATCGAACCTCGTCGCGATCGAAGGGGTGTGA
- a CDS encoding response regulator, with product MTAHKFLVVDDNVDSAASLAMLLSIEGNETHTAHDGLEALEAAEKHRPEIVLMDIGLPKMNGFDTAQRIREQPWGKDMTLVALTGWGQEEDRRRSMDAGFDGHLVKPVDFDDLMTLLGSLAGAR from the coding sequence ATGACCGCACACAAGTTCCTCGTGGTCGACGACAATGTCGACTCCGCCGCGTCGCTCGCGATGTTGCTGTCGATCGAGGGCAACGAGACCCACACCGCCCATGACGGCCTCGAAGCTCTGGAGGCGGCGGAGAAGCACCGGCCGGAGATCGTCCTCATGGACATCGGCCTGCCGAAGATGAACGGCTTCGACACCGCGCAACGCATCCGCGAGCAGCCGTGGGGCAAGGACATGACGCTCGTCGCCCTCACCGGCTGGGGCCAGGAGGAAGACCGGCGGCGCTCGATGGATGCCGGGTTCGACGGCCACCTCGTGAAGCCGGTCGACTTCGACGACCTCATGACGCTCCTCGGATCGTTGGCCGGCGCGCGCTGA
- a CDS encoding tetratricopeptide repeat protein, with amino-acid sequence MERLASYAGVTLDPFTTHDPGRTTRLEDVALEAPDTPEAWLVLARCHDDHGRTAQAVLAYVRYAMIEQGSASARAVASRVFKLLVPEFPSEPPTTAMRVPSVSGDPWWQAELILATIRSTRHAAKTRGASDERFVATALQGLVTFVVDLADAARMGELWRTEVVPYFRAARANCFLESMAYVVTGPLERPESTRWLARHAASVRSLRTWTRRWPSARSDFRSVSVRPGSSEWPVGKRPRTLGFFCPTR; translated from the coding sequence ATGGAGCGATTGGCATCGTACGCCGGGGTCACGTTGGATCCTTTCACGACTCACGACCCGGGCCGCACGACGCGTCTGGAGGACGTCGCGCTCGAAGCGCCGGACACTCCCGAAGCTTGGCTTGTGCTCGCACGATGCCACGACGATCACGGCCGCACCGCGCAGGCGGTGCTCGCCTATGTGCGATACGCGATGATCGAGCAGGGGTCCGCGAGCGCGCGGGCGGTGGCGTCGCGCGTCTTCAAGCTGCTCGTGCCCGAGTTTCCGAGCGAGCCGCCGACGACGGCGATGCGCGTGCCTTCGGTGAGCGGCGATCCCTGGTGGCAGGCCGAGCTGATTCTGGCGACCATCCGGTCGACACGACATGCGGCCAAGACGCGGGGCGCTTCCGACGAGCGCTTCGTCGCCACCGCCCTCCAAGGTCTCGTCACCTTCGTCGTCGACCTCGCCGACGCGGCGCGCATGGGCGAGCTGTGGCGTACCGAGGTCGTGCCGTACTTCCGCGCAGCGCGCGCGAACTGTTTTCTCGAGAGCATGGCGTACGTCGTCACGGGGCCGCTCGAGAGGCCGGAGTCGACGCGCTGGCTCGCGCGCCACGCGGCGTCGGTGCGCAGCCTGAGAACCTGGACTCGGCGCTGGCCCTCGGCGCGATCCGATTTCCGGAGCGTTTCCGTGCGTCCGGGATCCTCTGAGTGGCCGGTAGGAAAACGACCTAGAACCCTCGGATTCTTCTGTCCGACCCGTTGA
- a CDS encoding DNA recombination protein RmuC has protein sequence MDSASLLLGLVIGGLIGGLAVAVAAGRSGGRLREELARARAELAAQADVARLQRESFVALSSDVLQSTQRSFLDLVRPVEQSLQQVDEKLRLLEREREGAYRELKTQVADMGRANDRLRTETATLAQALRAPHTRGRWGEIHLRRVVELAGMQPHCDFTEQTTVNAEGGVLRPDMIVSLPGGRRLVVDAKVPLTSYLEAQETTDDTLRAAKLADHARQVRDRIARLSLRSYAAELEATPEFVVLFIPGEAFFAAAVERDPELLEFAFSKGVVLASPTNLVALLKTVHYAWQQEKVAAHAEEIRELGATLHDRVATMTSHFRDLGAGLDGAVKAYNQAMASLASRVLVTARKMREMGAGSGKEIADPEPLEREARPVGTE, from the coding sequence ATGGACTCCGCGAGCCTGCTCCTGGGTTTAGTCATCGGCGGGCTCATCGGGGGGCTCGCCGTCGCGGTCGCAGCAGGGCGTTCGGGCGGCCGGCTCCGCGAGGAGCTGGCGCGGGCCCGGGCCGAGCTCGCCGCCCAGGCCGACGTCGCCAGACTCCAGCGGGAGTCGTTCGTCGCGCTGTCGAGCGATGTCCTCCAGTCGACGCAACGGTCGTTCCTCGACCTCGTGCGACCGGTCGAGCAATCGCTCCAGCAGGTCGACGAGAAGCTCCGGCTCCTGGAGCGCGAGCGCGAGGGCGCCTACCGCGAGCTGAAGACGCAGGTCGCCGACATGGGCCGCGCGAACGACCGCTTGCGTACGGAGACGGCCACGCTCGCCCAGGCGCTCCGCGCGCCGCACACGCGCGGACGCTGGGGCGAGATCCACCTGCGGCGGGTCGTCGAGCTGGCCGGCATGCAGCCCCACTGCGACTTCACCGAGCAGACGACGGTCAACGCCGAGGGGGGCGTCCTCAGGCCCGACATGATCGTCAGCCTCCCCGGCGGCCGCCGCCTCGTCGTCGACGCCAAGGTCCCGCTCACGTCCTATCTCGAGGCGCAGGAGACGACCGACGATACGCTCCGTGCCGCGAAGCTCGCCGACCACGCGCGCCAGGTCCGCGACCGCATCGCGCGCCTCTCACTCCGCAGCTACGCGGCCGAGCTCGAAGCGACGCCGGAGTTCGTCGTCCTCTTCATCCCCGGCGAGGCGTTCTTCGCCGCCGCGGTCGAGCGCGATCCCGAGCTCCTCGAGTTCGCCTTCTCGAAAGGCGTCGTGCTCGCGTCGCCGACGAACCTCGTCGCCCTCTTGAAGACGGTCCATTACGCCTGGCAGCAGGAGAAGGTCGCGGCCCATGCCGAGGAGATCCGCGAGCTCGGCGCGACGCTCCACGATCGCGTCGCCACGATGACCTCGCACTTCCGCGACCTCGGCGCGGGCCTGGATGGCGCCGTGAAGGCGTACAACCAGGCGATGGCGTCGCTCGCGAGCCGCGTGCTCGTCACGGCGCGCAAGATGCGCGAGATGGGCGCCGGATCCGGAAAAGAGATCGCCGACCCCGAGCCCCTCGAGCGGGAGGCGCGCCCCGTCGGGACGGAGTGA
- a CDS encoding efflux RND transporter periplasmic adaptor subunit, whose protein sequence is MKMRGLIVTAVVLAAAVGAYGIYQKRSSKAPEAKYTTQVVDTGTVMETVTATGTIAPVNTVQVGSQVSGIVSKLYVDFNSPVKKGQLLAELDPTPFVLQVQQRQADLQQTTVQMSNAKIQLDRNARLLAQQLVAQADYDTAKATYDGMKAQVDQSEAALKQAETNLGYAKIFSPIDGVVVARQYDIGQTVAASFQAPTLFTIAEDLTKMQVKADVDQSDISRVTNGQTSRFTVDAYPEEPFTGKISQIRLNATVNQNVITYPVIIDVPNPDGRLKPNMTADVTIEVARVADVLRIPNAALRFKPIEVGRAGGGETATKAAVEGNPPRGAARAGQALGGGPRPPKHQQTVYVVLADNKLKPVEVKTGISDGRFTAVTDGELKAGDKIAIGFMTAKADQQGASPMGMGGGPRPGGGGGGRRP, encoded by the coding sequence ATGAAGATGCGTGGGCTCATCGTCACCGCCGTCGTCCTCGCCGCCGCCGTGGGCGCGTACGGGATCTACCAGAAGCGGTCCTCCAAAGCGCCCGAGGCGAAGTACACGACGCAGGTCGTCGACACGGGCACGGTCATGGAGACGGTGACGGCGACCGGCACGATCGCGCCGGTCAACACCGTCCAGGTCGGCTCGCAGGTGTCGGGGATCGTCTCGAAGCTCTACGTCGACTTCAATTCGCCGGTGAAGAAGGGCCAGCTCCTCGCCGAGCTCGACCCGACGCCGTTCGTGCTCCAGGTTCAGCAGCGTCAGGCCGACCTCCAGCAGACGACGGTTCAGATGAGCAACGCGAAGATCCAGCTCGACCGCAACGCGCGCCTGCTCGCGCAGCAGCTCGTCGCCCAGGCCGATTACGACACGGCGAAGGCGACCTACGACGGCATGAAGGCCCAGGTCGACCAGTCGGAGGCGGCGCTCAAGCAGGCGGAGACGAACCTCGGTTACGCGAAGATCTTCTCGCCGATCGACGGCGTCGTCGTCGCTCGGCAGTACGACATCGGGCAGACGGTCGCGGCGTCGTTCCAGGCGCCCACGCTGTTCACGATCGCCGAGGACCTCACGAAGATGCAGGTGAAGGCCGACGTCGACCAGTCGGACATCAGCCGCGTCACGAACGGACAGACCTCGCGTTTCACGGTGGACGCGTATCCGGAAGAGCCGTTCACCGGCAAGATCTCGCAGATCCGTCTGAACGCGACCGTGAATCAGAACGTCATCACCTACCCGGTCATCATCGACGTTCCGAACCCCGACGGCCGCCTGAAGCCGAACATGACCGCCGACGTGACCATCGAGGTCGCGCGCGTCGCGGACGTGCTCCGGATTCCGAACGCGGCGCTCCGCTTCAAGCCGATCGAGGTCGGACGCGCGGGCGGCGGCGAGACCGCGACCAAGGCGGCGGTTGAAGGCAACCCGCCACGAGGCGCCGCGCGCGCCGGCCAGGCGCTCGGCGGAGGACCACGCCCGCCGAAGCACCAGCAGACGGTCTACGTCGTGCTCGCGGACAACAAGCTGAAGCCGGTGGAGGTCAAGACCGGGATCTCCGACGGGCGATTCACGGCCGTCACCGACGGCGAGCTCAAAGCGGGCGACAAGATCGCGATCGGCTTCATGACCGCCAAGGCGGATCAGCAAGGCGCCTCGCCGATGGGCATGGGCGGCGGGCCCAGGCCCGGCGGTGGCGGCGGGGGCCGTCGTCCTTGA
- a CDS encoding ABC transporter ATP-binding protein: MIEIRDLVKIYSLGEVEIRALDGVSLSIAEGEFVAIMGPSGSGKSTLMNLLGCLDRPTSGTYVLDKVDVSRLDGNARAEIRNAKIGFVFQSFNLLPRTTAIENTELPLLYSDNGVGSGDRVARAREALKRVGLAGRERSTPSQLSGGQQQRVAIARALVTDPPIILADEPTGNLDSKTSEEIMAIFQRLNDQGETVLLITHEPDIAQHAKRVIMLKDGKIVSDETITQRKAGTA, from the coding sequence TTGATCGAGATCCGCGACCTCGTCAAGATCTACTCGCTCGGCGAGGTCGAGATCCGGGCTCTGGACGGCGTCTCGCTCTCGATCGCGGAAGGTGAGTTCGTCGCGATCATGGGGCCGTCGGGCTCGGGCAAGTCGACCCTCATGAACCTCCTCGGTTGCCTCGACCGGCCGACCTCCGGCACCTACGTCCTCGACAAGGTCGACGTCTCGCGCCTCGACGGGAACGCCCGCGCCGAGATCCGGAACGCGAAGATCGGGTTCGTGTTCCAGAGCTTCAACCTGCTGCCGCGCACGACCGCGATCGAGAACACCGAGCTGCCCCTCCTCTACTCGGACAACGGCGTGGGCTCGGGGGACCGCGTGGCGCGCGCGCGGGAGGCCTTGAAGCGCGTGGGCCTCGCGGGGCGCGAGCGCTCGACCCCCTCGCAGCTCTCCGGCGGCCAGCAGCAGCGGGTCGCGATCGCGCGGGCGCTCGTCACCGACCCGCCGATCATCCTCGCGGACGAGCCGACCGGGAACCTCGATTCGAAAACCTCCGAAGAGATCATGGCGATCTTCCAGCGGCTCAACGACCAGGGGGAGACCGTCCTGCTGATCACGCACGAGCCGGACATCGCGCAGCACGCGAAGCGCGTGATCATGCTCAAGGACGGGAAGATCGTCTCGGACGAAACGATCACTCAAAGGAAAGCGGGGACGGCATGA
- a CDS encoding ABC transporter permease yields MRSVVLRTVNIVKVGLRSIARNKMRSFLTMLGLVFGVGCVIAVNGIGNGASVSIQSNINSLGANYIMIFPGAVTSGGARIFSAQSSLTEDDANALKTECPSVAYVSAGARSAGTVVAGENNWSTEIFGADVDWPFIRSWNVKNGTFFTDAEVKASAKVAVLGNTVKDNLFPDSDPIGAVVRVKNVPFKVVGVLEKKGGSTMGNDQDDQIVIPYTTVMKRLSGNSRLNVVQVSAVSPDAIQNAMSEIRALLRQRHRLTAGQDDDFTMRSQEEIAAAAGQTTKTLSMLLIIVAVVSLIVGGIGIMNIMLVSVTERTREIGIRMAIGAKSRHVLLQFLLEAVTLSVLGGGLGIALGMGASRGVATFLGWVVIVDPTWILLAFGISAAIGVLFGFFPAWKASSLDPIEALRYE; encoded by the coding sequence ATGAGAAGCGTCGTGCTCCGGACCGTGAACATCGTGAAGGTCGGCCTGCGCTCGATCGCGCGCAACAAGATGCGGTCGTTCCTGACGATGCTCGGCCTCGTGTTCGGCGTCGGCTGCGTCATCGCCGTCAACGGGATCGGGAACGGCGCCTCGGTGTCGATCCAGTCGAACATCAACTCGCTCGGCGCGAACTACATCATGATCTTCCCGGGTGCGGTCACCTCCGGCGGCGCGCGCATCTTCTCGGCCCAGTCGTCGCTCACCGAGGACGATGCCAACGCGCTGAAGACCGAATGTCCCTCGGTTGCCTACGTCTCGGCCGGTGCGCGATCCGCGGGAACGGTCGTCGCGGGTGAGAACAACTGGTCGACCGAGATCTTCGGCGCCGACGTCGACTGGCCGTTCATCAGGTCGTGGAACGTCAAGAACGGCACCTTCTTCACCGACGCCGAGGTCAAGGCCTCGGCGAAGGTCGCGGTCCTCGGCAACACCGTCAAGGACAACCTCTTTCCCGATTCCGATCCCATCGGCGCGGTGGTCCGCGTGAAGAACGTCCCGTTCAAGGTCGTCGGCGTCCTCGAGAAGAAGGGCGGCAGCACGATGGGGAACGACCAGGACGACCAGATCGTCATTCCGTACACGACGGTGATGAAGCGCCTGTCGGGCAACTCGCGCCTCAACGTCGTGCAGGTCTCCGCCGTCTCGCCCGATGCGATCCAGAACGCCATGAGCGAGATCCGGGCGCTCCTCCGCCAGCGCCACCGCTTGACGGCCGGCCAGGACGACGACTTCACGATGCGGTCCCAGGAGGAAATCGCCGCCGCCGCCGGTCAGACGACGAAGACGCTGTCCATGCTCCTGATCATCGTCGCGGTCGTGTCGCTGATCGTCGGGGGCATCGGCATCATGAACATCATGCTCGTCTCGGTGACCGAGAGGACGCGCGAGATCGGGATCCGCATGGCGATCGGCGCCAAGTCGCGCCACGTCCTCCTCCAGTTCCTCCTCGAAGCCGTGACTCTCTCGGTCCTCGGGGGTGGCCTCGGGATCGCGCTCGGGATGGGCGCGTCACGCGGCGTCGCGACGTTTCTCGGCTGGGTCGTCATCGTCGATCCGACGTGGATCCTGCTCGCGTTCGGCATCTCGGCAGCCATCGGCGTCTTGTTCGGGTTCTTCCCGGCGTGGAAGGCGTCGTCGCTCGATCCGATCGAGGCGCTGCGGTACGAGTAG
- the can gene encoding carbonate dehydratase: MSDLEKLFENNRAWAHGITKKDPNFFRSLAQQQAPEHLWIGCADSRVPANEIVGLAPGEMFVHRNIANVVVHTDLNCLSVLQYALDVLHVKHVIVCGHYGCGGVLAALRDTAVGLADNWIRHVQDVRDKHASALKVLDGEGARHDKLCELNVIEQVHNVAQTTVMRDVWARGQKVTIYGLIYSLNDGLLHDLATRHSGPRAR, translated from the coding sequence ATGAGCGACCTCGAGAAGCTGTTCGAGAACAACCGGGCGTGGGCGCACGGGATCACGAAGAAGGATCCGAACTTCTTCCGGTCGCTCGCGCAGCAGCAAGCGCCGGAGCACCTCTGGATCGGTTGCGCGGACAGCCGGGTTCCCGCCAACGAGATCGTCGGGCTCGCTCCCGGTGAGATGTTCGTCCATCGCAACATCGCCAACGTCGTCGTCCACACCGACCTGAACTGCCTCTCGGTCCTCCAGTACGCGCTCGACGTGCTCCACGTGAAGCACGTCATCGTCTGCGGCCACTACGGCTGCGGCGGCGTGCTCGCGGCGCTGCGCGACACGGCGGTCGGCCTCGCCGACAACTGGATCCGCCACGTCCAGGACGTGCGGGACAAGCACGCTTCCGCCCTCAAGGTCCTCGACGGCGAGGGGGCGCGCCACGACAAGCTCTGCGAGCTGAACGTCATCGAGCAGGTGCACAACGTCGCGCAGACGACCGTGATGCGCGACGTCTGGGCGCGCGGGCAGAAGGTCACGATCTACGGCCTCATCTACAGCTTGAACGATGGGCTGCTTCACGACCTGGCGACGCGCCACTCGGGGCCGAGAGCAAGGTGA